A single window of Vibrio alfacsensis DNA harbors:
- the serC gene encoding 3-phosphoserine/phosphohydroxythreonine transaminase, with protein MEQNTDNVFNFSAGPAGLPKAVMQQAQKELINWQGLGTSVMEISHRSKEFIKVAEEAEQDLRDLLSIPDNYKVLFCQGGARAQFAAVPLNLLGDAKTATYIDAGYWAESAVEEAQKYCEPDVFDAKTTIDGKIAVLPASEWKILPDAAYVHFCPNETIDGIEINELPITDKPIVADMSSTILSREIDVSKYGVIYAGAQKNIGPSGIAIAIVRDDLLGLAKKVLPSILDYKVLAEKESMFNTPPTFAWYLSGLVFKWLKGQGGVKAIEQVNRDKAQLLYEYIDQSNFYRNAVHSGNRSLMNVPFQLAKPELDGVFLELADAKGLKSLKGHRAVGGMRASIYNAMPIEGVQALVDFMREFEQQYA; from the coding sequence AAGGTCTTGGTACTTCAGTGATGGAAATCAGTCACCGAAGCAAAGAGTTCATCAAAGTTGCAGAGGAAGCAGAACAAGATCTTCGCGATCTGTTAAGCATCCCTGACAATTACAAAGTGCTATTTTGCCAAGGTGGTGCTCGTGCTCAATTTGCAGCGGTTCCGCTTAACCTACTGGGTGATGCTAAAACAGCGACTTACATTGATGCTGGTTACTGGGCAGAGAGCGCAGTAGAAGAAGCACAAAAGTACTGTGAACCCGACGTATTTGACGCAAAAACAACGATTGATGGAAAAATCGCGGTGTTGCCAGCCTCAGAGTGGAAAATACTACCTGACGCGGCTTACGTTCATTTTTGTCCAAACGAAACCATTGATGGCATTGAAATCAATGAGTTGCCTATTACAGATAAACCAATCGTCGCCGATATGTCTTCTACGATTCTATCTCGTGAAATTGATGTATCAAAATACGGGGTAATTTATGCTGGAGCGCAAAAGAACATTGGTCCATCAGGCATAGCAATTGCCATTGTACGTGATGATCTACTTGGCCTAGCCAAAAAGGTATTACCGAGCATTTTGGATTACAAAGTGTTGGCAGAAAAAGAATCCATGTTTAATACGCCACCGACGTTCGCCTGGTATTTGTCTGGTTTAGTTTTCAAATGGCTAAAAGGACAGGGCGGAGTTAAAGCGATTGAGCAAGTTAACCGCGATAAAGCGCAATTGCTATATGAGTACATCGATCAATCAAATTTTTACCGAAATGCAGTGCACTCGGGTAACCGTTCATTGATGAATGTGCCATTCCAACTTGCGAAACCAGAGCTAGATGGTGTTTTCTTAGAGCTTGCAGACGCAAAAGGTTTGAAATCATTAAAAGGTCATCGTGCGGTTGGTGGTATGCGAGCTTCAATCTACAATGCAATGCCAATTGAAGGCGTACAAGCACTGGTTGATTTTATGCGAGAATTTGAACAGCAATACGCTTAA
- a CDS encoding sugar ABC transporter substrate-binding protein, protein MFCFSSLAFTQEIQVWSGIEYSTVAEIKERFEAETGNTLTIREFDVNNIRSELLLAKQTSITVPDVIWVPSDFLGLHDYFDLAEIPLNWIDKQEIEPKALELVTVGDAIYGVPLGLGNHLVLYVNTMLTNDLYPTWERLRSLAEKGQISLAMQYPNMYFLMSFIPMFSDHRFEPVTTFDTDTLAAALTFYGRLLKDGVLKGRYTQEQARAQFVNGEVPYLIDGDWALGELRMHFSDELKISRLPMYNNHHMHSLSGGKVLAFNAQAMLVPEKRKAMKTLAMIVQKPDFIEDVIINQNLISTNQTINRKWYDKTHSYYSDLYRELSPSYVMPSSVEMAVTWEALIRGYKRYSAGMPAEEAAKFVIEFINEHSERIHSSRKSS, encoded by the coding sequence ATGTTTTGCTTCTCTTCATTGGCCTTTACTCAAGAGATTCAAGTATGGAGTGGTATTGAGTATTCAACCGTTGCTGAAATCAAAGAGCGCTTTGAGGCCGAGACCGGTAACACGCTCACTATTAGGGAGTTCGATGTCAATAATATTCGCTCAGAACTTTTATTGGCAAAGCAGACAAGCATTACAGTGCCTGATGTAATTTGGGTCCCATCCGACTTTCTTGGCTTACATGATTATTTTGATTTGGCAGAGATCCCACTAAATTGGATAGATAAACAGGAAATTGAGCCCAAAGCGCTAGAGTTGGTGACAGTTGGAGATGCCATCTATGGGGTACCGCTTGGTTTAGGTAATCATTTAGTTTTGTATGTGAATACTATGCTGACGAATGATCTTTATCCGACTTGGGAGAGATTGCGCAGTTTGGCTGAGAAAGGACAGATTTCATTGGCGATGCAATATCCCAATATGTACTTCTTGATGTCATTTATACCGATGTTTTCGGATCACCGCTTTGAACCTGTTACCACCTTTGATACGGATACATTGGCTGCAGCCCTAACGTTTTATGGGCGGTTACTTAAAGATGGGGTGCTTAAAGGTCGTTATACGCAAGAACAAGCTCGTGCTCAATTTGTGAATGGGGAAGTGCCTTATCTGATCGATGGGGATTGGGCGTTAGGCGAGCTAAGGATGCATTTCTCCGATGAGTTGAAGATAAGCCGTTTGCCAATGTATAACAATCATCATATGCACTCTCTAAGCGGGGGTAAAGTGTTAGCGTTTAATGCGCAAGCGATGCTCGTTCCTGAAAAACGAAAAGCGATGAAAACGTTAGCAATGATTGTTCAAAAGCCTGATTTTATTGAAGACGTTATCATAAACCAGAATCTGATATCGACCAATCAAACGATTAATCGCAAGTGGTATGACAAAACTCATTCCTATTACAGTGATCTTTACCGAGAGTTATCGCCATCTTATGTAATGCCAAGTTCGGTGGAAATGGCGGTGACATGGGAAGCATTAATACGCGGCTATAAAAGATACAGTGCAGGCATGCCCGCAGAAGAGGCGGCAAAGTTCGTCATTGAGTTCATTAATGAGCATTCTGAGCGTATTCACAGTAGTAGGAAATCATCATGA
- a CDS encoding GGDEF domain-containing protein, whose amino-acid sequence MELEDFARRDKLSKCFNRKAFDEDYEFACQSVAQNRWDSMAMIIIDINGLKTLNDTYGHDRGDILIMKSTRLIRSILGDGHSLYRIGGDEFAVIAQNHGKQELESLVAALDSVQQDQWIEFSENHRYPVKFSVGGETSEVASLNCLISMADEAMYRKKREYYSL is encoded by the coding sequence TTGGAGCTTGAGGATTTCGCTCGTAGAGATAAGTTATCTAAGTGCTTTAACCGTAAAGCGTTTGATGAAGATTATGAATTTGCTTGTCAATCTGTTGCACAGAATCGTTGGGATTCGATGGCAATGATTATTATCGATATTAATGGCTTAAAAACGCTCAATGATACGTATGGTCATGACCGGGGCGATATCCTCATTATGAAATCAACGCGTCTTATTCGCAGTATCTTGGGTGATGGTCATTCCTTGTATCGAATTGGGGGTGATGAGTTTGCGGTGATTGCACAAAATCATGGTAAGCAAGAGCTTGAATCACTCGTAGCGGCGCTAGATTCAGTGCAGCAAGATCAATGGATTGAATTTTCTGAGAACCATCGCTATCCAGTTAAATTTTCTGTTGGTGGTGAAACAAGTGAAGTGGCATCACTAAATTGCTTGATATCAATGGCCGATGAAGCGATGTACCGTAAGAAAAGAGAGTATTATTCCTTGTAG
- a CDS encoding VC0807 family protein, which translates to MSNTTTKKSNPLFEILFNVFIPSFILMKFSGEEHLGTAMALIVALLFPIIYGGMDLIRNKKFNFISALGFVSVLLTGGIGLLELDTRWLALKEALIPGLIGLAVLGSTFTRYPFMQKMLLNDTILNLTLIKERLTENGRTDEFERCLMSSNYLFASTFAFSSAMNYFLATWIVTSPAGTAAFNEELGKLTLYSYPMIAIPSMLMMFGIFYYVWRQIRALTSLETEQIFHTK; encoded by the coding sequence ATGAGTAACACGACCACAAAAAAGTCGAATCCCTTATTCGAGATCCTCTTTAACGTCTTCATCCCCTCTTTCATCTTGATGAAATTTAGTGGCGAAGAGCATTTGGGAACAGCAATGGCACTCATTGTTGCTTTGCTCTTTCCCATTATTTACGGCGGCATGGATCTTATTCGCAATAAAAAGTTTAACTTTATCTCTGCACTAGGCTTTGTCAGCGTGCTATTAACTGGTGGCATCGGTTTATTGGAACTTGATACACGTTGGTTGGCACTTAAAGAGGCTTTAATTCCTGGTCTTATTGGTTTAGCAGTCTTGGGGTCGACGTTCACACGCTACCCGTTTATGCAAAAGATGCTACTCAACGACACCATTTTGAACCTCACACTAATCAAAGAGCGGTTGACAGAAAATGGGCGTACTGACGAGTTCGAGCGTTGTCTCATGTCATCAAACTACCTATTTGCGAGCACCTTTGCGTTCTCCTCAGCAATGAACTATTTCCTTGCTACTTGGATTGTGACAAGTCCTGCTGGCACTGCTGCTTTCAATGAAGAATTAGGTAAGCTCACGTTATACAGCTACCCAATGATAGCCATTCCAAGTATGTTGATGATGTTCGGTATTTTTTACTACGTATGGCGCCAAATTCGTGCTTTGACATCACTCGAAACAGAGCAAATTTTCCATACTAAATAA
- the cydC gene encoding heme ABC transporter ATP-binding protein/permease CydC, translating into MRDLLPYLKLYKKHWFGLSLGMLLAFLTLAASIGLLTLSGWFISASAVAGLTIARETFNYMLPGAGVRGAAMARTAGRWGERVVSHNATFKLLTDLRIFFFKKLAPLIPGRISTLRDADLLNRLVADVDAMDHVYLRLISPVIVGIFGILAMTAVLAFFDWHLAILLGGILTVMLLIWPVLFYKLGKHNGEHLTHNKAQLRVATLDWLQGYSELSLFGAEERYRNAILEKQNQLLSNQFVNANLTGMASGLLMLANGLTLVVMLWFAADGVGGRAPDPWIALFAFATMASFEILMPIAGAFQYLGQTLTSARRLNDVILAEPDVIFPEQSERPDLPLDIEFDNIDFTYPDGQQKVVKELTLSLPLGSKTAVVGQTGSGKSTLIQLLCRYWDVNKGQVRIGGAPLQDWSESDLRAAITVVSQRVDVLNGTLRDNLLLAAPEASDEQLVEILTKVELANLLDEPGLDTWLGDGGRQLSGGEKRRIGIARALLRDAPILLLDEPTEGLDKRTEQKIMELFQLHFTNKTVVFITHRLIELESMDNICLMEQGEIIEQGAHHTLLAQKGRYHQLWQSL; encoded by the coding sequence ATGCGTGATTTACTCCCTTATCTAAAGCTGTATAAAAAACATTGGTTTGGCTTGTCGTTAGGCATGTTATTAGCATTCCTCACTCTAGCGGCTTCTATTGGACTATTAACCCTTTCTGGTTGGTTTATTTCTGCATCGGCAGTTGCAGGCCTCACCATTGCACGTGAAACTTTCAACTACATGTTGCCTGGTGCAGGAGTACGTGGTGCAGCGATGGCACGTACCGCCGGTCGATGGGGAGAGCGTGTTGTTAGCCATAATGCAACATTCAAACTTCTGACCGACCTACGGATATTCTTCTTTAAGAAGCTTGCACCGCTTATTCCCGGCCGTATTTCAACTTTACGTGATGCAGACCTCCTGAATCGCTTAGTGGCTGATGTCGATGCAATGGACCACGTTTATCTGCGTCTTATTAGTCCAGTAATTGTTGGTATCTTCGGCATTTTAGCGATGACCGCCGTTTTAGCGTTCTTCGATTGGCACCTTGCTATTCTACTAGGCGGCATCTTAACGGTTATGCTCCTGATATGGCCGGTGCTGTTTTACAAGCTTGGCAAACACAATGGTGAGCACCTCACTCATAATAAAGCTCAGCTACGTGTTGCGACATTAGACTGGCTGCAAGGTTACAGCGAATTGAGTCTATTTGGCGCGGAAGAGCGTTACCGAAATGCGATTCTTGAAAAGCAAAATCAACTGCTGTCGAACCAGTTCGTAAACGCAAATCTCACTGGTATGGCTTCTGGTTTGCTGATGCTGGCAAACGGACTAACGTTGGTGGTTATGCTATGGTTTGCGGCGGATGGTGTTGGTGGTCGAGCACCCGATCCTTGGATTGCGCTATTTGCATTCGCAACGATGGCAAGCTTTGAGATTCTCATGCCAATCGCTGGTGCATTCCAATATCTAGGTCAAACGTTAACTTCTGCACGTCGATTAAATGACGTCATTCTGGCTGAGCCTGACGTTATTTTCCCAGAGCAATCTGAGCGACCAGATTTACCACTGGATATTGAATTCGACAATATTGATTTCACTTACCCTGATGGCCAGCAGAAAGTCGTCAAAGAACTCACGCTATCGCTACCGCTTGGGTCAAAAACGGCGGTCGTTGGTCAAACGGGGTCAGGTAAATCAACATTAATACAATTGCTATGTCGCTACTGGGACGTAAACAAAGGCCAAGTGCGTATTGGTGGTGCTCCACTTCAAGATTGGAGTGAATCGGATTTACGTGCCGCAATCACAGTAGTAAGTCAGCGCGTGGACGTTTTAAATGGCACACTGCGAGATAACTTATTACTTGCAGCACCAGAGGCAAGTGATGAGCAACTTGTCGAAATTCTAACCAAAGTGGAACTGGCAAATCTTTTAGATGAACCAGGGCTAGACACCTGGTTAGGTGATGGTGGTCGTCAGCTATCTGGGGGCGAAAAACGCCGTATTGGTATTGCTCGAGCACTATTACGAGATGCCCCTATCCTACTTCTTGATGAGCCAACCGAAGGTCTTGATAAGCGCACTGAACAAAAAATAATGGAATTGTTCCAGCTGCACTTCACCAATAAAACGGTCGTATTCATCACTCACCGCTTAATTGAGCTCGAAAGCATGGACAACATCTGCTTAATGGAGCAAGGCGAGATCATCGAGCAAGGTGCTCACCACACGCTGCTTGCACAAAAAGGCCGATACCATCAGCTGTGGCAATCTTTATAG
- the cydD gene encoding heme ABC transporter permease/ATP-binding protein CydD, with product MDKKKQSSLNKWLKQQSKLAKRWLMVAIGLGVLSSVFLLAQAALLASILHQLIIEHADKNDLVWHFVGLGVTVIGRAACTWGREIAGYRCGEQIRVYIRQMILDKVHQLGPAYIKGKPAGSWATLILEQVEDMQDFFSRYLPQMSLSVLVPFIILVVVFPINWAAGLIFLITAPLVPMFMALVGMKAADANRKNFKALQRLSGHFYDRLQAMTTIRLFDRTQSETETLKGASEVFRTRTMDVLKIAFLSSAVLEFFTSISIAITAVYFGFSYIGELNFGYYGTGVTLFAGLFILILAPEFYQPLRDLGTFYHAKQQAVGAAESIVEFLELDVDQVKNGNKAIEPNSAIHIEATDLIIFSPEGKQLAGPLSFTLDSNQSTALVGPSGAGKTSLVNTILGFMPYKGSLKINGDEFSELDLSTWRKAISWIGQNPMLLHGSIRDNVTLGKQNIQDQQVHSVLHDSHASEFVEMHGLDYQVSDRSGGLSVGQAQRLALARAMLQNGRFWLLDEPTASLDARSEKLVMEGIGKYTASTTNLMITHQLAPLQNVSQILVMQQGQIIQRGDYTTLASQDGLFKEMLAANLAQRESDKGNLDA from the coding sequence ATGGATAAGAAAAAGCAAAGCAGCTTGAATAAGTGGCTTAAGCAACAGAGTAAGTTGGCCAAGCGCTGGCTAATGGTTGCGATAGGCCTAGGCGTACTATCAAGCGTGTTTTTATTGGCTCAAGCAGCCCTGCTCGCCTCCATTCTTCATCAGTTAATCATTGAACATGCCGACAAAAATGATCTTGTTTGGCATTTCGTCGGATTAGGCGTCACCGTTATTGGGCGCGCAGCTTGTACGTGGGGACGCGAAATCGCAGGTTACCGCTGTGGTGAGCAAATCCGCGTTTACATCCGTCAAATGATTCTAGATAAAGTCCACCAGCTTGGCCCCGCTTACATTAAAGGCAAACCTGCTGGTAGTTGGGCAACACTGATCTTAGAGCAAGTGGAAGATATGCAAGACTTCTTCTCTCGCTACTTGCCACAAATGTCACTGTCTGTACTCGTGCCTTTTATCATCCTCGTGGTGGTCTTCCCTATTAACTGGGCTGCAGGTCTAATTTTCCTTATCACTGCTCCGTTAGTTCCGATGTTCATGGCACTTGTTGGTATGAAAGCCGCGGATGCCAACCGCAAGAACTTTAAAGCACTGCAACGCTTATCCGGTCATTTCTATGATCGTTTACAAGCGATGACAACCATTCGTCTGTTTGACCGCACTCAGTCGGAAACTGAGACGCTAAAAGGCGCATCTGAAGTATTTCGCACTCGCACCATGGATGTGTTAAAGATTGCGTTCTTATCTTCAGCTGTTCTTGAGTTTTTCACCTCTATCTCTATCGCAATTACCGCGGTGTACTTTGGCTTTAGCTACATTGGTGAGCTCAACTTTGGCTACTACGGTACAGGGGTCACTCTATTCGCGGGCCTCTTCATCTTGATTCTTGCCCCTGAATTTTATCAACCACTGCGTGACCTTGGCACGTTTTATCATGCCAAGCAGCAAGCTGTTGGTGCAGCCGAAAGTATCGTAGAGTTTCTTGAGTTAGATGTTGATCAAGTCAAAAATGGCAATAAAGCAATAGAGCCAAATTCAGCCATTCATATTGAAGCGACGGACCTGATTATCTTTAGCCCTGAGGGAAAGCAGTTGGCTGGCCCACTGAGTTTCACACTAGATTCAAACCAAAGTACGGCGTTAGTCGGACCAAGTGGTGCCGGTAAAACCAGTTTAGTGAATACTATCCTTGGCTTTATGCCATACAAAGGCAGCCTGAAGATAAACGGTGATGAATTTTCTGAATTGGATCTATCCACATGGCGTAAAGCCATCAGTTGGATTGGCCAAAACCCAATGCTTCTACACGGCAGCATTCGTGACAACGTCACCCTTGGTAAACAAAATATTCAAGATCAGCAAGTGCACTCGGTACTCCATGATTCTCATGCCTCTGAATTTGTTGAGATGCACGGTTTGGATTACCAGGTCTCCGACCGTTCCGGTGGTTTATCTGTCGGTCAGGCGCAACGTCTCGCGCTTGCACGTGCGATGTTGCAAAATGGTCGTTTTTGGTTGCTGGACGAGCCGACAGCAAGTTTGGATGCTCGTAGTGAAAAGCTTGTTATGGAAGGCATTGGTAAATACACGGCGTCTACCACCAACTTGATGATCACTCACCAACTTGCGCCACTACAAAATGTGTCGCAAATTCTTGTTATGCAACAAGGTCAAATCATTCAACGTGGTGACTATACTACGTTAGCCTCTCAAGATGGTTTATTTAAAGAAATGTTGGCAGCGAACCTCGCTCAACGTGAATCAGACAAGGGGAACTTAGATGCGTGA
- the trxB gene encoding thioredoxin-disulfide reductase, translating to MSDVKHCKLLILGSGPAGYTAAVYAARANLNPVLVTGMQQGGQLTTTTEVENWPGDAEGLTGPDLMERMKAHAERFETEIVFDHINEVELSQRPFRLKGDSAEYTCDALIISTGASAKYLGLESEEAFKGRGVSACATCDGFFYRNQKVAVVGGGNTAVEEALYLSNIASEVHLIHRRDTFRAEKILVKRLMDKVESGNIILHTDRTLDEVLGDDMGVTGVRIKDVNNGATEDLDVMGAFIAIGHQPNTQIFENQLDMKDGYIIVKSGLEGNATQTSVEGVFAAGDVMDHNYRQAITSAGTGCMAALDAERFLDALPE from the coding sequence ATGAGCGACGTAAAACACTGTAAACTATTAATTCTTGGTTCTGGTCCAGCCGGATACACTGCCGCGGTATACGCAGCACGTGCTAACCTAAATCCGGTACTTGTGACGGGAATGCAGCAAGGTGGTCAGCTAACCACAACAACAGAAGTAGAAAACTGGCCAGGTGACGCGGAAGGACTGACTGGTCCTGATTTGATGGAGCGTATGAAAGCGCACGCGGAGCGATTCGAAACAGAAATCGTATTCGATCACATCAACGAAGTAGAATTGTCTCAACGCCCGTTCCGTCTAAAAGGTGACTCGGCGGAGTATACCTGTGATGCGTTGATCATCTCGACTGGTGCATCTGCGAAATACTTGGGTTTAGAATCGGAAGAAGCATTCAAAGGCCGCGGCGTTTCCGCATGTGCAACCTGTGATGGGTTCTTCTACCGTAACCAAAAAGTTGCTGTGGTAGGCGGTGGTAACACTGCAGTCGAAGAAGCACTTTACCTATCGAATATTGCTTCTGAAGTTCACCTCATTCACCGTCGCGATACATTCCGCGCAGAGAAAATCCTCGTCAAACGACTGATGGACAAAGTAGAAAGTGGCAACATCATTCTCCATACGGATCGTACACTCGATGAAGTGCTAGGTGATGATATGGGTGTCACCGGCGTTCGCATTAAAGATGTAAACAATGGTGCAACTGAAGATCTTGACGTTATGGGCGCATTCATCGCAATCGGCCACCAGCCAAATACTCAAATTTTTGAAAACCAACTCGACATGAAAGACGGTTATATCATCGTTAAATCTGGTCTTGAGGGTAATGCAACACAAACCAGTGTCGAGGGTGTCTTTGCTGCAGGCGATGTGATGGACCATAACTACCGCCAAGCAATCACTTCTGCGGGTACAGGTTGTATGGCAGCATTAGATGCAGAACGCTTCCTAGATGCACTACCTGAATAA
- a CDS encoding cysteine desulfurase-like protein, whose product MNFNLNQVREQFPALAQYHNDRPVTFFDGPGGSQVPQRVLDSMVNYLGRFNSNLGGHYFSSQATVQVMQLARESAQALLNAPSSGNIVFGANMTSLTFQLSRAISRDWKEGDEIIVSSLDHYSNVSSWQQAAQDKGAVVHQVRVNEEDCTLDLDHLKNLLNEKTRLVAVTFASNTTGSIVDVRRVVDMAHQVGAQVYVDAVHYAPHHLVDVQELECDFLACSAYKFFGPHVGIAYVADQWLHTVKPYKVEPATNIGPGRFETGTQSFEGLAGVTAAVDYLAQFGEAGLSLRQRLEQSYALYNQHEERLSAHFLQRLSALDGVNLFGINHESSQHRTPTFALTFDRYSPEFIAKTLGEHNICVWNGHFYALGLVRQLGLEESGGVVRIGCMHYNTTAEIDMLFDILENILDA is encoded by the coding sequence ATGAACTTCAATCTTAATCAGGTCAGAGAGCAATTCCCTGCATTGGCTCAATATCATAATGATCGACCGGTGACATTTTTTGATGGCCCGGGCGGGTCGCAGGTACCGCAAAGGGTATTGGATAGTATGGTTAACTATCTGGGCCGTTTTAATTCAAACCTTGGTGGGCATTACTTTTCTAGCCAAGCAACCGTCCAAGTGATGCAGTTGGCGAGAGAGTCTGCACAAGCGCTTTTGAACGCACCGTCTTCAGGTAATATTGTGTTTGGTGCAAACATGACTTCTCTTACTTTTCAATTGAGTCGTGCAATTAGTCGTGATTGGAAAGAGGGAGATGAAATCATCGTTTCCTCATTAGATCACTATTCAAATGTATCGAGTTGGCAGCAAGCTGCGCAAGACAAAGGGGCGGTTGTTCATCAAGTTCGAGTTAATGAAGAAGACTGCACATTAGATCTCGACCATTTGAAAAACTTGCTCAATGAAAAGACCCGTTTGGTTGCAGTGACTTTCGCTTCCAACACGACAGGCTCGATTGTAGATGTTCGACGTGTCGTTGACATGGCCCATCAGGTTGGTGCGCAGGTGTATGTTGATGCGGTTCATTACGCGCCTCATCATTTAGTGGATGTGCAAGAGCTAGAATGTGACTTCTTAGCATGTTCTGCGTACAAATTTTTCGGTCCTCATGTCGGTATTGCATACGTGGCAGATCAGTGGCTACATACGGTTAAACCATATAAGGTTGAGCCTGCCACGAATATTGGCCCTGGGCGCTTTGAAACGGGCACGCAAAGTTTCGAAGGATTGGCTGGCGTCACCGCTGCGGTGGATTACTTAGCACAATTTGGAGAAGCAGGCTTGTCACTTCGCCAGAGACTAGAGCAAAGTTACGCTTTGTATAATCAACATGAAGAGCGATTAAGCGCACATTTTTTACAGCGTTTAAGCGCGCTTGATGGTGTTAATTTATTCGGTATTAATCATGAAAGCAGTCAACATCGAACGCCTACGTTTGCTTTAACATTTGATAGATACTCTCCTGAATTTATTGCTAAGACGTTAGGGGAGCACAATATCTGTGTTTGGAATGGTCACTTCTACGCCTTGGGTTTGGTACGTCAATTAGGCTTAGAGGAGTCGGGGGGCGTGGTTCGTATCGGCTGTATGCACTACAACACCACGGCGGAAATAGATATGTTGTTTGATATACTGGAAAACATCCTTGATGCCTAA
- a CDS encoding DUF2797 domain-containing protein encodes MSIIATGTLKKMRASLDGAVSYRLPVGDEEVDLSAFLGQTLTLTHTGNIYCCACGKKTKKSYSQGHCFVCMKKLASCDMCIMKPETCHYEQGTCREPKWGEENCMVDHFVYLSNTSSLKVGITRHTQIPTRWIDQGATQGLPIFKVKTRQISGLIEVELAKHIADKTNWRTLLKGDGEPMPLHERFNELLPLVEDKIAEIKAQYGDDAIEVLTESITDLSYPVQQHPIKITSHNFDKNPIVSGTLQGIKGQYLIFDTGVINIRKFTSYEIEVSA; translated from the coding sequence ATGTCAATAATTGCTACTGGTACGCTAAAAAAAATGCGTGCATCTCTTGACGGTGCTGTCAGTTACCGTCTTCCTGTAGGTGATGAAGAAGTCGATCTGAGTGCGTTTCTCGGTCAAACTCTGACTCTCACCCATACGGGGAACATTTACTGCTGCGCTTGCGGCAAGAAGACTAAAAAAAGCTACTCTCAAGGTCATTGCTTCGTTTGCATGAAGAAATTAGCAAGCTGCGATATGTGTATTATGAAGCCAGAAACTTGTCACTACGAACAAGGCACCTGCCGCGAGCCGAAATGGGGCGAAGAAAACTGTATGGTTGACCACTTCGTTTACCTATCAAACACCTCTAGCTTAAAAGTAGGTATTACACGCCACACGCAAATTCCAACACGTTGGATTGACCAAGGTGCAACTCAAGGCCTGCCTATTTTCAAGGTGAAAACTCGTCAAATTTCAGGTTTAATTGAAGTGGAATTGGCGAAACACATTGCCGATAAAACTAACTGGAGAACGCTATTAAAAGGCGACGGTGAACCAATGCCGTTACATGAGCGCTTCAACGAACTATTACCATTAGTAGAAGACAAAATTGCAGAGATCAAAGCACAGTATGGTGATGATGCGATTGAAGTTTTGACTGAGAGTATTACCGATTTGAGCTACCCGGTTCAGCAGCATCCAATCAAGATTACGTCACACAACTTTGACAAAAACCCGATTGTTTCCGGCACGCTGCAAGGTATTAAAGGTCAATATTTGATCTTTGATACTGGCGTGATCAACATCCGTAAATTTACATCTTACGAAATAGAAGTAAGTGCTTAA